In Hemicordylus capensis ecotype Gifberg chromosome 4, rHemCap1.1.pri, whole genome shotgun sequence, the genomic window CACTACTTACAATATAATATTGAAATCTATCTACATCAATATCAAAGTATTGAATGGTATAAAACCACAGTATAcagatatactaaataaataaagactacCTCCTTTTCCTCAACAAGTTTGTTACTAAGAGTAGAGTAGTAAGTCTTTAGCAGCTACATGACAGGCATTTTTCTGCTGGAAAATAAAACCTCTCCCTATTAAAATACCTGTCTGTCATGCAGTTCTTAAGGTACAGCAATAGCAACTGTGCCAAAAACTGGAAAGAGTCTAGCCAAGAACTTCTCAAGTGAACTGTGTGAAACTTTGCAAGAAGTTTGAGTACAGACGATAATTGAATACTTAATTTCTTTTCTCAGTTATTGTTTCATTATCTTCATTACACTCATCGGCATATAGGTAGGAGGCAATTACAGGGTTCTACCAATAATCTAATTACAAGACAACACAACTCTAATCAATGTAGAATACAGGTACCTGATCTTGATAATCACTCATGCTATAGAACTTTGTTGTAAAACATGCAGTCACAGAGAACTTCGTAAGCACAGGATAGATACGACAATGACATTAAAGCAATAGTTCAAATGCAGTCTTGATGTGAAACAGTAGACTAATCTGCCTTATTGTATGCTGAGAATATTTATTAGGTGTTTCAATATAGTCTGTTCCTGTCTCCActgaagccctctgtgctacTCTTCAGGGTGACAAAAGCAAACCAAAACAGACCAAATCCCCATAAAACCAGCAGAattactcttcctcctcctctccccatcctTCTGTCCCTTCACGCAGTTTGTTAGCATTAATGGCCTTAGATATCAAAATCTATTAATATGCAATGCCTGTGCTACAACTTATATATGCCTCATGcattactactgctgctactacaacaaatattttcacttttcaacaaatgctcagagtggtttacataggaaaaacaaCACTCACATGCAATAGTACACAGATGCAGACCTATTTTGAGGCTAGTAAGTGTAATTATATACATACACTGTTGGTGTATGTATACAAGGGCCTGTACACATGTGTGAATGAACTGaggggtacaggccccctcaagtgTAGGGTACAGACTGCATGTGTGTTTACTATaatttgtgaataactgtatgtatttgcagatctgtacacatgtacactgtAGAAAGATTTGcaacaatacttctctccagacctttttattgcgtaAAATAAATGGGAAAAACTACAACAAAGAACATAAGTTATGACAAAACTACAACAAAGAACATATGTTTCGACATAGATATGTCAGCTTATGCTCTTTGTATGTCAAAACGTATGTTCTTTGTTGCagttttttccttttgttttacgcaataaaaaggtctggagagaagtattgttgCAGATCCATTATGCATATTGCGTCACCAGTATGTGAACTAATTTGTATACAAATTGTCTGTGTGTTGTACACAACATTTGAACAGGACTTTTGTGTAGCCTGAATGCATGGGTGTGGTGGTGACTGTggttgttagcctactttccagtaggcttatgagatcacctggcattctgtgtgtgtctgtgtgtccgtgtgtccccccatatcaactttgcaacagttggacaaatatgaaccaaactgggtacagttgtagggacacatagggacacatcaacggcgtagtttgtgatgatgtcatcccccccgatccaagatggtggacatgtaaacatttgaggcgcaagtgggctaacttgtgaaccacatttgaaccaaatttgctacagctgtagagacacatgattgattgattgattggttggttggttggttggttggttggttggttggttgatggATTGGactgagtgctgtcaagtcggtgtcgactcttagtgaccacatagatagagtctctccaggatgatctgtcttcaacttagcctttaaggtccctcagtggtgcagacacatagggatgcccaaattgtgtgatgatgtcatccactccagttcaagatggtgaccgcatgaacatctgaggcgcaagcaagcAAATTTGaagactatctaaccaatttaaatcaaattagggaaagttgcagtgagtgacaccaagggacacctcaacagcatagtttgtggtgatgtcatccacaccaagcCAAGACGGCAGatgcgtgaacttttgaggcacaagtgggataacttgtgaaccgcttaactgatttgaaccaaatttgctacagccataaggacacatagggatgccctaatggtgtggtgtgtgatgatgtcattcactccaattcaagatggcagccacatgaacatctgaggtgcaagcaggctaatttgtgggctccctaacctatttgaaccaaacctatttgtagtgagtgatacacatgGGCACCTCagtagcatagtttgtaatgatgtcatccacgccaattcaagatggcagacatgtaaacttttgaggtgcatgtgggctaacttgtgaactgcttaagcgatttcaaccaaatttgcttcagctgtagggacacatagggacacctcaatggcaaagtttgtgatgatatcatctatcACAATCCAAGattgtggatgtgtgaacatttgaggtgcaagtgggctaacttgtggactatctaactgatctgaaccaaattgcatacagtcGTGAATGAcagacagggacacctcagtggtgtaatttgtgatgatgtcatccaccctgattcaaagatggcggaagcatagacctttgaggcacaagtgagctaacttgtgaaacacttaattgatttgaaccaaatttgctacagctgaattgacacatagggatgccccaatggtgttgtttgtgatgatgtcacccaccccagtccaagatggtggatgcataaacttttgaggagcaagtgcaaTAAACTGAaggctgtctaactgatttgacccaaatttggaacagctgtagagagtgacacacagggacatctcaatggtgcagtttgtaatgatgacatccaccccaatccaagatggctgaCACATGAACAAGAGATTTaattgtggacctcgatttgcaccagatttagtccagatgtagaggcagtgaaaggaaaataaactgcttagttcttactagaacaactagtttttgCTGGCCCCACCTCAGTACATAAAAGCCTTCTTCACATATATCTTAAAATGACAGTGTACTTACGTACACCATCCAAAATGGGAACAGAAGTCCTGCCCCTGTGTTGCATCAATCATTCCCCTCATTCCCTCCTCCTGtgccactcatgcttacagcctttgaAGTAGCAACAGCTGTAAGCATTATGGCAGGTGCCTTttgtaattaggggtgtgcatggaacccattccagcagttcagttcaaatttgaaatgaattcgaaccagactgccagtctgtgagctgGTTCCAGTCAAACTGGCCCCTGCTTTGGTTTGAGGGTTGAACCATGCCGAACAAGTTCAGAACTGGTTCGATTTGGTTCAAGGGGTATGCTTGttaaggagaatccagtgaggattcccctgtacaaacagggaaccctgcctttaaaatacctcttctggggggggcagcaagagagcacCTTACCACCACTGCCAACAGCTCCTCTAAAGTCCGGACTGGGTCCACTGCTGCAGGGCAACCTGTTTCCAGTCTTCATGAGTTGCTGCCGGTGGTGGTAAGGTTCTCTTGCACTGCCCTCTGGCTGTCATTAGaataagtattttaaaggcaggagtgccctctttgcttgtaaaatggaatcctcaccggattcccctttactagcatACCCCTTGAACCGCAGAACcagttctgaactggttccattagAACCAGGTTCAGGTAGGTTCAAACTCAGATCatcacccgggggggggggtctggtcAAGTTCAAACCACTCAAACCAGTCCAGTTCTTTTTGAACCGGGTTCGAATAGAACCAGTTCTACACATCTCTATCCATAATCGCAAGCACCTTAGCCTGCTGATtatggaagcacccaccatcacacttacagccttcacTACTTCAGACGAGGGATGTAAGTGTGAGCAGTGCAGGAGGGGGAGTGAGGGGAAATGACTGGCACATTGAGGGTGAGACTTTCATTCCCCTTTGGAAGGTGTACATGAATAAACCGTCCTTTTAAGACAGCATGTGAGGAGGGCTATTATTCATTGTAACATCTGAACAGAGTTATGATAAATCTACACAGTGTGGGAGGCAGTAGGAAATCCCAGTCCATCCCTCCACCCGTACTACATGCCTTCAATCAACATGAATATGTTGTTTGAACAGGACTAGAGATGGGTGAATGACATTCGAATCCTGGGGAAATTTCTCTATTATGATTTCTAAGAACCAgagtcttcattttttaaaaaaaaatttggccATTTTCAGAAACTTTACTGCCTTATGATTAACTATCAGGAACCCATTTTCATCATTATTTAGATGTTCTGGAGTGCTTAGATATTTACTCTGGAATTGCCACTCTTAATTCACTCACTTTTTACAGGGCATCTATATTACATTAAGGTTGTCCACATGACTGTTTGTCCTTGGgccagggagggtgaggggggcGGGAGAGAAGGCACAATGggtcctaccttccccccacatgaCTGCAGTTTGCCTTCAGCTGCACtgcttgtgtgcccacatgatccacactgcagcGAGCAGCACAGCCATCTGGAGGTCAGGGGAACAAAGTCCATCTTCCAGAAGTCCCACAATGGGGGGATTTTTCCACTGCCTGGCACTCTTGATGCCCGGCTCTATGAACGCTCGGGCTGCAGGCATCCTGAACATTCCTAtgactggggagtggggtagaagggcacgcTTGTGCCCTTCTACTTCACtattagcctgggtacaaaacctggagccacctaatggtgtagcagggaaatgacttgactagtgagcaagaggttgccggttcaaatcactgctggtatgtttccgagactatgggaaattcctatatcaggcagcagagatataggaagatgctgaaaggcatcatctcatcctttGCGGAAGATGGCActggtaaatccctcctgaccCATTCTGCTTCTATCTCTTTTGGGAGCTCAaggaaaaaaaacttttaaaatacacatacacactcaccAGCAGCTCATTCTCCCAAGCTGTAGATCACCTTGCCCTCATTCTTCCATCTTTTTGAAGAGGCCTGGTTTTGACATGTGCAGTAATATATCGAGAGGCTGATCCCACTCCCATGCCTCTTTGCTTCCACACCTGCCTGCTCCATTGCCTTTATCTTTCTGGTTACCATCAGGTGCTATTTTAGCAGCTTGTTTAAAAACAATATGATTGTTTTCCTTGTGCCATAACTCTTTTCCACCAATAGATATATAGTATTCACCCAACAGTGCTAAAGTATAATTGTGCACATAaaaagttcatttttttaaaaaggaatgaaaAAAATGGCGGGGGGGTTGAGAGGAAATCGttaaagtggggcaggaggaaatcATTTCAGGAAATGATTAACTAATAGTTGCAGAAATGTGGGTAGAAGCAGGAGCCATGTTAAACCACATCACAGGACAGACCTGTACTGACTGAAAGTAATTCTGCAATTTTAGGCACATTTTCTGTGCATGTCTGGGAACAAAACCCactggaggggaaggggaggaaacAGGGAGGTTGCAACAGACAACCACATGCTGTCCACTGGCTATGCCACTGTGGGTGGAAATAGCAAGATGCACATATGGAAAAGGTGGTATACCCAGGGGTGAAGCAAGGGGAGAACTCACAAAGCTCCACCCAGCCTTCCTGGCCAATTGAAGCAGGAGGCATGGAGTCGGTTGGGCTGCATTCatgccctccttccattggctgggaCACtggctgatggaagttgtaggtgCAGAGCTGGGCTTAGCGGTGAAGGAGAcagctggcagcagtggtgggctgCATGCATGCCCTCCTTCCATCCGCTGGGCTCCCAGCTGGGCCAATGGGAAGAGGCACAGAGCTGGGCCAGCTGCcaagggtggtggcagtggcaggagctcGGGAGCTCAGCGGCCCCTCCGGATGCTCCGCAGCTCCCTGACGCAGGGCAtgacgggttctttgaacctgtctactctattacagctccaccccaAAGGGTAGCATGTCATTTGCAATTCTGAATGTCAgtgaaagatttaaaaacaaccactcATAACAGAAATAAAACTCCAGGCACCCCAGACCCTAGGGGTGTTTTCACAGGGCTAAAATTGGatgtggtttgttttttccaCAGGGCTGATTTCCTGCCATGTGTATTCCCTAACCTCATTGCAATCGCACAGCAAGACTGCAGCCCGGCTGGAGATCTACATGAGTGGTCAAGATCAAGATCTCCAGCTGGAGATCAAGACGACTGGACCACTTACCCTCACTATTTTGGAACATGTTTGGCATGGAACCTGCAAATATATGGGTCATAAGTTTGGTCCTGTGTTAAATTGATCTAGAAATGGGGTTGAAAATCTGAATGTATATTTTGTTGGAGGGAGAATGATCTGAAGCATTTCTGCACCTGTGTGTGGGTGGCAGCTTTACTGTACATCAGACATCTCACTGAGAAATGTTTGTAACGTTATAGGAAATCTGCTTTAGCTGAGTAAGCTTGTACATAAGGAAGCAAGAAATCTAAAAGAGATTACCTGGCATGTCATTACCTTCTCCTGCCAGTTTATAAATGGGAGACTGTCTCAGGGTTCCACAGGCCATTACaaatgaaaaaggaagaaaaaagtaaGTTATTTCAATTATCCCTTTTTACTGAGTAAACTCTGCACAGTACTTATAAGTGTGAGCACATCCACCACTCTACAAGGTGATGTATATGAGACTGAACGACAATCTCTCGTACAGCACATGTATAATTTGGATATATGCATGGAGAGATGCTAGCTAGATAAAATGTCCATGCCTATGTGAATGTGCCTCCTGCTGGGTCCATTGATCcatttcgctcagtattgtctatactgacaaGCAGCTCTGCAAGATTTCAGACAAGTTTTCCAGGGCTATCTGAAGATGGCCCAGGAGACCCGAGACCTTCTACATATGAAGCTACAGGCCCTCCCCAGGCTACCTTATTTTGAAGTTAGggaattattattgttttagGAGATTCTAGTTTCTAAAAGCTTAAGTCTCAGATTTTCAAAAGCATCAGAGTGAATTTTAAATGCAGTCCTGACTTTTCAGctggggttttatttatttatttttgtttaaaagaaactttaaaaattaaaattaaatagttgttggtggttgttgttgttgtttttaaaaaaagcactacTCTGTTTCTGTGTAtacttgacttttttttttttaatttttcttgttTGCCTTCTAAAAGGGGTGCCAGATATTACAATTCTATGAAAAAGCTGCTTGGGAACATTGCAAAATCTTGCCTTTAAGAACATAGTGCCTTGCTGGCACTATGAGAGGTCAATTAAGTCCAGGaacctctttcccacagtggccagctagaagcctcagggaagcccacaagcaaaggATGAAGGCAATCACCCACTCCCACTGTTCCTCCTCACTCAGCAACTGATTCAGTGGCATATTTCTGAGAACCACAGAGCCACCACGGACTCAGCCTCAGCCCTTAAGCCACGAACTTCCACATAATCTCGTTAGCATTGTTGGGAGTTATTTGTAagaatggctctgcactgtatgTAGTCATCACATGTCGCCCCACAGAGTACTTTAGTGTACTATGCACATGAGCTTGGGACCACTGATTAAGCCTCAGCTCCCTGACCCACAAAGGGGTTTAAGAATATGCATCTGTCACTCACACCTTCCAAGCTTGCCATGGGAAATACCACCATGTACTTCCAGCAAACACAATGGTCATGTCAACTGTGGAGCTGTTCTGTGTGATGCGGAAACTTTAGCCAAGATTGTATTAGAAAATGGACACTGATAATATACTTGAAAGCTGTAAGCCTCAAGCTACTTAGTGAGGGCCACAGTCCCATTGATGCCAATGAGATACTTCTTGAATGAATATTAGGGCTGCAGCTGAATATGACTGGCTGACAGACAGACTACATTGCTCATGATTTGTCGCATTGGAACAAATAACCAAAGggactgctcatgagtaacttagtctggatgtcagcttctAATTCTAGCTGCACTCTTCCTAATCCAATTGTGTGCAGAAAGTTCACACAGGAAACCAGAAACTATTAATTTCATCCTTGTCTTTCATTATGGTTAAACGTTCTTAATAGGGAATCTATATGTTTAATATGGACTCTTTTGTCTAGGTCTACTCCTAAATTGATCGAATAGGACTGCAACCCTGAATaaatgtctatctatctatctatctatctatctatctatctgacatatttatataccacccaaaaccagcatggtgtagtggttagagtgctggactaggaccggggagacccgagttcaaatccccattcagccatgaaactagctgggtgactctgggccagtcatttctctctcagcctaacctacttcacagggttgttgtgaggagaaactcaagtatgtagtgcaccgctctgggctccttggaggaagagcgggatataaatgtaataataataataataataatgctgcaaCATAGAtggaaacaaaatttaaacattaaaacaatttaaaatttaaaaacaactatACATTATATCCATctatgaacaaatgcatcttaacagcccttttaaaagctgtcattgCTTGGGAGGCTTTTCAGCAACTTTTCATAGAGTTGATTGTCCTTCTGCTGTCCTTGATTTATTTCATTAGATGCCTTTAGTTAGATGCTTTTCCTCTTCTGAGAACTGTGATGTTTTGTTGCATTGGTTAACTTTAATGATGCTTAATATACACAGCGAGACAGCAGGATTAGCTTTGCACACACAGCCACTTTTTGGATAAGAAAAAGGGAAGGGAGATTCTGTTGAGATTCACTAGTTGAAGTTGGGCAGTGCCAAACagaatgagaaagagagaaaaatacaCATGCAGAGACAGACCCAGAATGAGCTGTTTGCTAGCAGAGATGGGCGAATAATTGGAAATGGTCATGTATTGACTATATCTTAAACAAGCAGAAGGAAAACTCCCTCTTTTTAATGAAACAGAAATGGCAGGGCAGTGAAAGGCTTCCAAATAAGTACAAGAGACACCATGTGAGTTATGAGTACATGTATTATTCCAAGGTCCAAAGGGTGCCCCTCCATtgtatcctcacagcaaccctgtacaGTAGGCTAGGTGAGAGGTAGTGTCTGACCCAAGATCAACAGTAAGCTATGGATAAACCAGGATTTGAACCTAAGTCACCATCAGACTGAGTCCAATATTGTTGCACTACACCACTCTAGAGTTCTTTTGAGTGAACTGTCcccactagtctggaacagaacaCAGAATGATGTACAGGCTGCTTACCATGCATTCTGTTCATATTCCAGTGAAAGTCTGATGCACATATGTCACTTGACCTTTTTATGCAGATGAGGCCCAGAGTGTTCACAACATCTTGCATTCTTATTGCAAAATCAGCATCTACCCATGCAAAGTAGGGCTGACtcgttgttttgttttttttatttccCATTAATAGCTCTCCTGGCTGGATAGTTAATATTTTCTAGCCTCACATCTGAAATGGAGGATAGCCACTTCCCTTCTCTTCTCAACACAGCCTTTCTGCTATGTTTGATCCCCACCAGCAGCCTCAAACAACTCCACTTTGGGCACTGCGTGGTTTCTGTGAATATGTATGAAATACAGAAGGGCTTTGGAGAGATCAAAGAAATGACTGTGAGTATGGAAGAGGGAAAAGTATACAGTCTAGTAGATTTGGAAAGCCTTCTGCAGATGTATCTCTGAAATGTATTTGAAACTGTGTTGAATTTAATATAGAAATCTCAATTAATAGAGGCAAATCTTGAGACCTTCATTTGTGTTTCTGAAACATTTGGGTTTTTTCCCTTCTCCAGCAGTCTCAAGACCAGTACACAAGCATTCGACTCTTACACAGATCATATTCTCTTCAAAATACTAAGGTATATCTCATATACCATACCAATCAGTCTTTAAATTGGGCAAAGTAAGATTGGGGAGACACTATATAGCAGACATCTCAAGCATTCATTTACTTTGGAACTTATGGGCAGAAAGCTTTCATTTCTTGATTTCCTATTTAAGAAAGTGCATGCTACTTCTCAGAGACGGCATTTTGGAAGAAATATGCACCAGTGTTCTTTCCTAAATGAACTGCTGATGTTGCAAACATTAGACTTGCTAGATAGTAAAAAGTTATGATCATTTGGTTTGTTGATATGTGCATTGCTGCTGCTACACAATAAAGATTTATTAgttcttttagggatgtgcatgaatcaaaaattATGATTCATTTCATTGTTGAATCAAAAACTGCTGTTTTGATTTGACCACAAATCTAACCTGCTaaaaactaggaatgtgcatgaaatcaAAAATTGTGATTTGTTTCATTTGTTTCAAAACCAGCTGTTTTGATTTGACCATGAATCTAGCCTGCTCAAAATCAGGTCAATTCAATTTGATCTTGATTTTTCTAattgaatccgaattgatttgacCTGTGCCATTggcggggttggggtgggggggaggggagactcatgtactttaaaaattaaatggatCTGGATTACCAATGTCTCCAGTCCTGCTAGAGGagcagttaaaaggtgcctccatgTGTCTCTTCTTCTCACAGGAACAGCCAggggctgctagggatgtgcacggaacccgtCTGAAGGCCCTTTTACCGtcttccaaaccggttcgaaaatCCAGTGGTTCCACtgattcaaaggtggggggggtagctttaaggactggggagggtactCTTTCCCCCgtcgtgtttcccccaccagcactgtgtgCAAAATCACTCCCACAGGACCGATTTTGCACACAGCACTGGTAGGGAAACACAGCCAGGGGGTGTGTGAGAGCactctccccagtccttaaagctatcccatccccaccttcaaactggcagtcatcggttccatgcacatccctagcagccgcAGGGGGATATGGCAGATCGGATCACTACTACGGGCGCTGCAGTGAATAAAGGTAATTGATTTCCAGCCACGCtggtgccattttgtttttaaaatatgtgaggctctcctcccccttcctctcccctcactCCATACATTGAAGGCCTAATCAATTCAGCTATATTCAATCCAAATCTGACTGCTTTGATTCGACCTCAAATCTAATCACCCCTTTCTAGCGTGATTCATTTCATTGGAGAAACACTCAAATCATCCAGATATGAGTTGAATCTATTTGCTACTGAATCGATTCACAAATCTCTACTTTCTTTTAGTGGGAAGAAAGTTCATATTCTGGCTAATTGTAGCCTAGGAAAGAAAATATCTTTCTCGACTTCTGCAATCTGAATCTTTCTTTAACCAGgatgtattttttctttttaaattactcAAATCATATTTATTTTCCATCTGATGAGCACTCCTTTCTTATGGTTTTCACTTATGTAGGTAGTAACAAAGTTAGCAGTAATTTCTGAGCACAGCTAATGGTCAGATTTGTAATCCGAGACCCTAAGCACCCCGTATTATTTTTGGCTTCGGTTGCTCTCCAAAATTCTGTAAATGCTGATGTTAAATATTCATTGCATATTCTTTGATATTCATGTGTTTCTCAGCTATACTAACAAGATGCATGTTTCTGATTTGTTTTAGTCTGAAGAGAGGTGTTGCTTCTTTCAGTACTTGTTGAAATTCTACCTGGCCAATGTCTTCAGTCAATGCAGGGAAGGAAGCAACTTTCATCAAAGGAGGGTCAGCCGGATTGCCAACAACTTCCTCAGCATCAAAAAGGAGCTGACTCTCTGTGTGAGTAACAGCAATGGGCAATCATT contains:
- the IL20 gene encoding interleukin-20; amino-acid sequence: MEDSHFPSLLNTAFLLCLIPTSSLKQLHFGHCVVSVNMYEIQKGFGEIKEMTSEERCCFFQYLLKFYLANVFSQCREGSNFHQRRVSRIANNFLSIKKELTLCDTVTTCPCGKEASHKYEQILKQFQKMDSHSAALKALGELDILLDWIDKAE